One Sus scrofa isolate TJ Tabasco breed Duroc chromosome 10, Sscrofa11.1, whole genome shotgun sequence genomic window carries:
- the BECN2 gene encoding beclin-2, with translation MSSFRFICQRCSQPLKLTESTETSQERAASLLHSARGEPGEPQGASSGEGASVINLQDGASCLPFPGGGMFWASSEFTLLGRLGSLRSLNSIQKAIRDIFGILSGETVVDHPLCQHCTDCLLEQLDAQLTTTDSEVQNYRRCLETRGWGSEAERETLRKQLKGLELEELRLVQELEQVQKNRERTTADLEAAQAETEMLDQKEWQYQKDYSKLKWQQLELHDELDSVARRLEHAQTRWDQLEKTNVFRATFEIRHAGPIAIINNFRLGSLPTVPVGWNEINAAWGQTALLLHALSNAIGLEFQRYRLVPCGNYSYLKSLTGDHVELPLFANGQQSVFLNNKFDQAMVAFLDCMQQFKEAAEKSEPPLFWPYKIDVKKGLMEDPGSHGGFCPIRTHLNTEEEWTRALKLMLINFKSSLLWVSLRYRQKRLSFSP, from the coding sequence ATGTCCTCCTTCCGCTTCATCTGCCAGCGCTGCAGCCAGCCCCTGAAACTGACAGAGTCCACGGAAACCTCCCAGGAACGTGCAGCTTCGTTGCTCCACTCTGCTCGAGGGGAGCCAGGAGAACCCCAGGGGGCTTCTTCCGGAGAGGGAGCCAGTGTCATAAATCTACAGGATGGCGCCTCTTGCCTGCCCTTCCCTGGTGGCGGGATGTTCTGGGCCAGTTCTGAATTCACTCTGCTTGGGAGACTGGGCTCCCTGAGAAGCCTCAACAGCATCCAGAAGGCCATTAGGGACATTTTTGGCATCCTCTCCGGTGAAACGGTTGTGGATCACCCCCTCTGCCAGCACTGTACTGACTGTCTTTTAGAGCAACTGGATGCTCAACTCACCACGACAGATTCTGAGGTTCAGAACTACAGGCGCTGTTTAGAgaccagggggtgggggagtgaggcTGAGAGGGAGACGCTGCGGAAGCAGCTGAAGggcctggagctggaggaattgaGGCTGGTCCAAGAGCTGGAGCAGGTGCAGAAGAACCGAGAAAGGACCACAGCAGATCTGGAGGCAGCCCAGGCGGAGACTGAGATGCTGGACCAGAAGGAATGGCAGTACCAGAAAGACTACAGTAAGTTGAAATGGCAGCAACTAGAACTTCACGACGAGCTGGACAGTGTGGCGAGGCGGCTAGAGCACGCCCAGACCCGGTGGGACCAGCTGGAGAAAACCAATGTCTTCAGGGCCACATTTGAGATCAGGCATGCTGGTCCTATAGCCATCATCAATAACTTCAGGCTGGGCTCCCTCCCCACGGTCCCTGTGGGCTGGAATGAGATAAACGCAGCCTGGGGACAGACTGCCTTGCTGCTCCACGCCCTGTCCAACGCAATTGGCCTGGAGTTTCAGAGGTATCGACTTGTCCCCTGCGGAAACTACTCCTACCTGAAGTCTTTAACAGGTGACCACGTTGAGCTGCCATTATTTGCAAATGGGCAGCAGAGTGTTTTCTTGAATAACAAATTCGACCAGGCGATGGTGGCTTTCCTGGACTGCATGCAGCAGTTCAAGGAAGCAGCTGAGAAAAGTGAGCCACCACTCTTTTGGCCCTACAAGATTGACGTGAAGAAAGGCCTGATGGAAGACCCTGGAAGCCATGGTGGATTCTGTCCCATCAGGACCCACCTGAACACAGAGGAGGAGTGGACGCGAGCGCTCAAGCTCATGCTTATAAATTTTAAGTCGAGTCTCCTGTGGGTCTCCTTAAGGTATCGTcaaaaaagactttctttttctccatga